A single genomic interval of Methanocorpusculum sp. harbors:
- the atwA gene encoding methyl coenzyme M reductase system, component A2, with amino-acid sequence MSTPFITIENLCMDFGESERVRVLDNICLEIAEGEIVGVIGRSGCGKTVLIHLIRGIDTPPTSGRIVYHIARCPKCGRIEFRSDAGKPCSVCGAILAAEDIDFWAPENEAVKAKIMARTSLMFQRTFSLYGDDRVIENVLRALDDINYPANQALSRAADLVDEVRLSHRMLHVARDLSGGEKQRVVLARQLAREPLFLCADEPTGTLDPKTAKIVHELLKAAGTEKRMGMVITSHFAQVLEDVCDRAVLMEDGRITMVGKPEEIVDEFMKGCKDDCTYACVDCGSPLIRAKDLSKKFIAVDRGVINAVDKISFEVYEREILGIIGVSGGGKTTLSKMIAGLYEPTGGTLEVRVGDEWVDMRKPGYEFRGRAKKYIGLLHQEYDLYPHRTVMDNLTDAIGLEFPKELAVRKAVITLRMAGFTEKKARDILNRKPSELSEGEKHRVALGQVLIREPRIILLDEPTGTMDPITKIDVKHSIVHARDEMDETFIIVSHDMDFVRDVCDRCMFIRGGKIIAEGPTADVLAKISDKEVEKMAADLEGGLDAKRTNSAEQTEGL; translated from the coding sequence ATGTCGACACCATTTATAACAATAGAAAATCTGTGTATGGATTTTGGCGAGAGCGAGCGGGTTCGCGTTCTCGACAATATCTGTCTTGAAATAGCCGAAGGAGAGATCGTAGGTGTAATCGGAAGATCCGGGTGCGGAAAGACCGTGCTGATCCACCTTATCCGAGGGATCGACACCCCGCCGACGAGCGGCAGGATCGTCTATCACATAGCCCGCTGTCCGAAATGCGGCAGGATCGAGTTCAGAAGCGATGCAGGGAAACCCTGCTCCGTTTGCGGAGCCATCCTTGCAGCAGAGGATATCGATTTCTGGGCGCCGGAAAACGAAGCGGTCAAAGCAAAGATCATGGCCCGGACCTCGCTGATGTTCCAGAGGACGTTTTCGCTGTATGGTGACGACCGGGTGATCGAGAATGTTCTCCGGGCACTCGACGATATCAACTATCCGGCAAATCAGGCACTATCCCGTGCGGCGGATCTGGTGGATGAAGTCCGTCTGAGCCACCGGATGCTGCATGTTGCCCGCGATCTTTCGGGGGGCGAGAAGCAGCGTGTGGTCCTTGCCCGGCAGCTCGCCCGCGAACCGCTGTTTCTCTGCGCCGATGAACCGACCGGGACGCTGGATCCAAAGACTGCGAAGATCGTGCACGAACTGCTGAAGGCGGCGGGAACGGAGAAGCGGATGGGTATGGTGATCACATCCCATTTCGCTCAGGTTCTGGAGGATGTGTGCGATCGGGCGGTCCTGATGGAGGACGGACGGATCACGATGGTCGGGAAACCCGAGGAGATCGTGGACGAGTTCATGAAGGGGTGCAAGGATGACTGTACGTATGCATGTGTCGACTGCGGGAGTCCGCTCATTCGGGCAAAAGATCTATCGAAGAAGTTTATTGCGGTCGACCGCGGCGTGATCAATGCGGTGGATAAGATCAGTTTCGAGGTGTATGAGCGGGAGATCCTGGGTATCATCGGGGTCTCCGGCGGAGGAAAGACGACGCTTTCGAAGATGATCGCGGGTCTGTATGAGCCGACGGGGGGGACGCTGGAGGTCCGGGTCGGCGATGAGTGGGTGGATATGCGAAAACCGGGGTATGAGTTCCGCGGGAGAGCGAAGAAGTACATCGGTCTTCTGCATCAGGAGTATGATCTCTATCCTCACCGGACGGTCATGGATAATCTGACGGACGCGATCGGGCTGGAGTTTCCAAAGGAGCTTGCCGTCCGAAAAGCGGTGATCACGCTTCGGATGGCAGGTTTTACGGAGAAGAAGGCACGGGATATTCTGAACCGGAAACCTTCGGAGCTTTCCGAAGGAGAGAAGCACCGGGTGGCACTAGGCCAGGTGCTTATCCGGGAGCCGCGGATCATTCTCTTAGATGAGCCAACGGGGACGATGGATCCTATCACGAAGATCGATGTGAAGCATTCGATCGTGCATGCCCGCGATGAGATGGATGAGACGTTTATCATCGTTTCCCATGACATGGATTTCGTGAGGGATGTGTGTGACCGGTGTATGTTCATTCGGGGAGGGAAGATCATTGCGGAGGGACCGACAGCTGATGTGCTCGCAAAGATCTCGGATAAGGAGGTCGAGAAGATGGCGGCGGATCTGGAAGGCGGTTTGGACGCGAAGCGGACGAACTCAGCTGAACAAACCGAAGGTTTGTGA
- a CDS encoding acetate uptake transporter, whose amino-acid sequence MDHIEEKNRNNLFLMDNTANPAPFGLCAFGTTTILLSLHNAGITGLTSPIVAMALFYGGLAQLIVGSMEWKKNNTFGMVTFGSFGLFWISFAAIMILPALGLATAPTAVDLAAFLSVWGLLIFGLFICTLKMHRLLQVTFAAVLLLVVLLVAANLTGIHLIHTMAGVTGIVAGALALYMGVGAVINEVFGRPVLPV is encoded by the coding sequence ATGGACCATATCGAAGAAAAGAACAGAAACAATCTCTTTCTGATGGACAACACCGCCAATCCTGCACCATTCGGTCTCTGTGCATTCGGGACGACCACGATTCTGCTCAGTCTCCACAATGCCGGAATAACTGGTCTGACAAGTCCCATCGTCGCGATGGCGCTCTTCTATGGCGGACTTGCCCAGCTCATCGTTGGCAGCATGGAATGGAAGAAGAACAATACCTTCGGGATGGTCACCTTCGGGAGCTTCGGGCTCTTCTGGATATCCTTTGCGGCCATCATGATTCTGCCGGCGCTTGGTCTTGCAACGGCACCAACCGCAGTGGATCTCGCAGCATTTCTCTCCGTCTGGGGTCTTTTGATTTTCGGGCTTTTTATCTGCACCCTGAAGATGCACCGGCTCCTGCAGGTCACCTTCGCAGCAGTCCTCCTTCTGGTGGTGCTGCTTGTGGCTGCAAACCTGACCGGCATTCACCTGATCCATACCATGGCAGGCGTAACCGGCATTGTTGCAGGCGCCCTTGCGCTCTATATGGGTGTCGGAGCCGTCATCAATGAAGTCTTTGGCCGCCCGGTACTCCCGGTTTAA
- a CDS encoding potassium channel family protein, with amino-acid sequence MDRDNQPINLKDVLIEMKDISELMVDLAYSAVLFESNAIADEVIELEERMNDLIYQARITSMMSVRRIEETEPMSGLLQLAEASERISNHAADIAKNIMRHVSFPANLRRALPEAEEATHRTVVAAGSPLDGARLGDIKLQSVTGIRIILIRRMRQRLYDPDKHTVLRAGDVLVGRGPEYGFPQLCELAGQPVPGDEAQIASPINDLDRAVALMIEMKNISELSVGLAYSALLHDNLDLANEVVALEEELDEMRLRLDLWTLEAAKRTEDVASLRGMLYMSSFAESISDAASSIADVVLREIDVPPIIKRIVRESDEIIAWVTVHEGSTLDTKSLAETHVGTVTGMVIFAVKHENKWIYRPGRNVCLYAGDLLVARGRRDGEEKLYGLCGADTDEIDDFEEE; translated from the coding sequence ATGGACCGTGACAATCAACCGATCAACCTCAAAGATGTACTTATCGAGATGAAAGACATCAGCGAACTCATGGTTGATCTGGCTTATTCTGCAGTGCTTTTCGAAAGCAACGCCATAGCAGATGAAGTCATAGAACTCGAAGAACGTATGAATGACCTCATCTATCAGGCACGTATTACCAGTATGATGAGTGTGCGGCGCATAGAGGAGACCGAACCGATGAGCGGCCTTCTCCAGCTGGCCGAAGCCTCAGAGAGGATATCGAACCATGCGGCTGATATCGCGAAAAATATCATGCGGCATGTCTCCTTTCCCGCGAACCTGCGCAGAGCTCTTCCCGAGGCGGAAGAAGCCACCCACCGAACCGTCGTTGCTGCCGGGAGCCCCCTTGACGGCGCACGACTCGGCGACATCAAGCTCCAGTCCGTTACCGGTATTCGGATCATCCTGATCAGAAGGATGCGTCAGAGACTCTATGATCCTGATAAACATACGGTCCTTCGTGCCGGTGATGTTCTCGTTGGCCGCGGTCCCGAGTATGGATTCCCACAACTCTGTGAACTTGCAGGCCAGCCGGTGCCGGGCGACGAGGCTCAGATCGCATCCCCCATCAACGATCTTGACCGTGCGGTCGCTCTCATGATTGAGATGAAAAATATCAGTGAACTCTCCGTCGGTCTTGCGTACTCCGCTCTGCTCCATGATAATCTGGATCTGGCAAACGAAGTAGTGGCACTCGAAGAAGAGCTCGACGAGATGCGGCTTCGGCTCGATCTCTGGACCCTTGAAGCCGCCAAGCGTACCGAGGATGTCGCAAGCTTACGCGGAATGCTGTATATGTCCTCGTTCGCCGAGTCGATATCGGACGCCGCAAGTTCCATCGCCGATGTAGTTCTCCGGGAGATCGATGTTCCGCCTATCATCAAACGGATCGTTCGGGAATCTGACGAGATCATTGCGTGGGTCACGGTCCATGAAGGATCCACTCTTGACACAAAATCCCTTGCTGAAACTCATGTAGGTACCGTGACCGGAATGGTCATATTTGCCGTCAAACATGAAAACAAGTGGATCTATCGTCCGGGGAGAAACGTCTGTCTGTATGCCGGTGATCTTCTGGTCGCCCGCGGAAGACGTGATGGTGAAGAAAAGCTCTACGGTCTCTGCGGTGCAGATACCGATGAAATAGATGATTTTGAAGAGGAGTAA
- a CDS encoding Mrp/NBP35 family ATP-binding protein has protein sequence MTTEKCPENCTENCETCSQKPESTPKMPEKSDINVRHVILVLSGKGGVGKSTVSVNLAYALSNHGYQTGLLDLDIHGPSIGKMLGIEDLRLQAIGEHIMPVKVTGSLKVVSMALLLNETDSPVVWRGPMKAAATKQFLGDVEWGDLDYLIVDLPPGTGDEALNIIQFAPNVEGAVIVTTPQDVAVLDATKAIKFIEMMDLSVLGVIENMSGMVCPHCGEVVDIFGKGGGEKAAEQYKVPYLGAIPLDIEMRKAADEGRPFIVRTPGKTSPTWDAVDKVMENLIAVIESKE, from the coding sequence ATGACCACTGAAAAATGTCCTGAAAACTGCACTGAAAACTGCGAAACCTGTTCACAGAAACCCGAATCGACCCCTAAAATGCCGGAAAAGTCTGATATCAACGTACGTCACGTCATTCTTGTCCTCTCCGGAAAAGGCGGGGTCGGAAAAAGCACCGTATCGGTAAATCTTGCCTATGCGCTTTCCAACCATGGATATCAGACCGGTCTCTTGGACCTTGATATACACGGTCCTTCGATCGGCAAGATGCTCGGGATCGAAGATCTCCGTCTTCAGGCGATCGGTGAACACATCATGCCGGTGAAGGTGACCGGTTCGTTAAAGGTCGTTTCTATGGCCCTTCTTCTGAATGAAACCGACAGTCCTGTTGTATGGCGCGGACCGATGAAGGCTGCAGCCACCAAACAGTTCCTCGGCGATGTGGAATGGGGCGATCTCGACTATCTGATCGTGGATCTTCCGCCGGGAACGGGCGATGAGGCGCTGAATATCATCCAGTTCGCTCCGAACGTGGAAGGCGCCGTGATCGTGACGACCCCTCAGGATGTCGCGGTTTTGGATGCGACGAAGGCGATCAAATTTATCGAGATGATGGATCTTTCCGTCCTCGGCGTGATCGAGAACATGTCGGGTATGGTCTGCCCGCACTGCGGCGAAGTTGTCGACATCTTCGGGAAAGGCGGCGGAGAAAAGGCGGCGGAGCAGTATAAGGTGCCCTATCTCGGCGCGATCCCTCTGGATATCGAGATGCGGAAAGCCGCCGATGAGGGAAGACCGTTTATCGTCCGGACTCCGGGCAAGACCAGCCCTACCTGGGATGCCGTTGACAAAGTGATGGAAAATCTGATCGCCGTTATCGAATCCAAAGAATAA
- the metG gene encoding methionine--tRNA ligase produces MTNKPTVVTCGLPYTNGFCHLGHLRTYIPGDFYVRYLRRLGEDIVFICGSDNHGTPIVVTAEAEKTTPRAVSEEYHAHFDAVFKSMGIAFDRFGMTDDPTNHHRTTSILQTLIDRGYVYEQTIQQSYCPKCKRFLPDRYVEGTCPYCGKHARGDECDAGCGRHLEPGEILDPVCATCGTKAELREQKHFYFKLSSFRDYLLEYLPTLGGTLNAKNYAIGWVENELKDWCITRMMDWGVKFPGSDELVCYVWVDAPIGYISFTEEWANATGNSWQKYWCEGDRVHFIGSDIIYHHCVFWPAMLHGAGYQPPSAVVASGMVTIDGEKFSKSKGNVVWTKEDYLDKGLPADYLRYYLLAYTSHTRELDFSWKEFQARINNELVNTFGNFANRSMSLVKTKFGDVPQMPVDAEIFAEIERSLAGIEEAVRAYEFKAAVDGILLLAAYGNGYISNAAPWKLIKEDPNAAALILKNCLQIVKACALVMQPVMPESSQKLWEMLGYTDLVETHPISDALVPFENTTLGDVKPLFARMEDKQREEMEALLTKRAEDSKKKAAGKDTMTAVIEPISEEIITIDDVAKLDLRVGRVVKAERVPKTTKLLRLQVDIGTEVRQIVSGIADVYTPEEMVDKKIIVVVNLKPAKFRGEESNGMLFAAGDEASLLVPLKDVPEGTKIH; encoded by the coding sequence ATGACTAATAAGCCCACTGTCGTTACGTGCGGTTTGCCCTATACAAACGGTTTTTGCCATCTTGGGCACCTCCGGACGTACATCCCCGGCGATTTCTACGTACGCTATCTCCGGCGTCTCGGCGAAGACATCGTCTTCATCTGCGGATCCGACAACCACGGGACCCCCATCGTCGTCACCGCGGAGGCCGAAAAAACCACGCCCCGTGCCGTATCCGAAGAATACCACGCCCACTTCGATGCCGTCTTCAAATCCATGGGCATAGCGTTCGACCGGTTCGGGATGACCGATGATCCGACCAACCACCACCGGACCACCTCCATCCTCCAGACCCTCATCGACCGAGGATATGTCTACGAACAGACCATCCAGCAGAGTTACTGCCCGAAATGCAAACGCTTCCTTCCCGACCGGTACGTCGAAGGAACCTGCCCCTACTGCGGCAAACACGCACGCGGCGATGAATGCGACGCCGGATGCGGAAGGCACCTCGAACCCGGAGAGATCCTTGATCCGGTCTGCGCAACCTGCGGGACCAAAGCCGAACTTCGCGAGCAGAAGCATTTCTACTTCAAGCTCAGCAGCTTCCGGGACTATTTGTTAGAGTATCTGCCGACCCTCGGCGGAACACTCAACGCCAAAAACTACGCCATCGGCTGGGTCGAGAACGAACTCAAAGACTGGTGTATCACGAGAATGATGGACTGGGGCGTCAAGTTCCCGGGATCCGACGAACTCGTCTGCTATGTCTGGGTGGATGCCCCGATAGGGTACATCTCATTCACTGAAGAGTGGGCAAATGCGACCGGAAACAGCTGGCAGAAGTACTGGTGCGAAGGGGACCGTGTGCATTTCATCGGCTCCGACATCATCTATCACCACTGCGTTTTCTGGCCGGCAATGCTGCACGGTGCAGGATATCAGCCGCCTTCAGCAGTCGTAGCGAGCGGGATGGTCACGATCGACGGCGAGAAGTTCTCCAAATCGAAAGGGAACGTCGTCTGGACGAAGGAAGATTATCTCGACAAGGGACTGCCGGCAGACTATCTGCGGTATTATCTCCTCGCCTACACGAGTCACACCCGCGAACTGGACTTTTCCTGGAAAGAGTTCCAGGCACGGATCAATAATGAGCTCGTGAACACGTTTGGGAACTTTGCGAACCGGAGCATGAGTCTCGTCAAAACCAAGTTCGGTGACGTGCCGCAGATGCCGGTCGACGCAGAGATCTTTGCCGAGATCGAACGCTCGCTTGCCGGAATCGAAGAAGCGGTCCGTGCATACGAGTTCAAGGCAGCGGTCGACGGCATCCTGCTTCTCGCAGCATACGGAAACGGATACATCTCGAACGCGGCTCCGTGGAAGCTGATCAAGGAAGATCCAAACGCAGCCGCACTAATATTAAAGAACTGTCTCCAGATCGTGAAGGCGTGTGCTCTCGTTATGCAGCCGGTAATGCCGGAGTCTTCCCAGAAACTCTGGGAGATGCTCGGTTATACCGATCTGGTCGAGACCCACCCGATCAGCGATGCACTGGTTCCGTTCGAGAACACGACCCTGGGCGATGTGAAGCCGCTGTTTGCCCGGATGGAGGATAAACAGCGTGAGGAGATGGAAGCTCTGCTTACGAAGCGTGCCGAGGATTCAAAGAAGAAAGCAGCAGGAAAAGATACCATGACAGCAGTAATAGAACCAATCTCGGAAGAGATCATAACAATAGATGATGTGGCAAAACTCGATCTCCGGGTCGGCCGTGTCGTGAAAGCGGAGAGAGTCCCAAAGACGACGAAACTTCTGCGTCTCCAGGTGGATATCGGGACCGAGGTCAGACAGATCGTGTCAGGCATCGCCGATGTCTACACGCCTGAAGAGATGGTGGATAAGAAGATCATCGTGGTCGTGAACCTGAAACCGGCGAAGTTCCGGGGCGAGGAAAGCAACGGGATGCTGTTTGCCGCAGGCGACGAGGCATCACTTCTTGTTCCGCTGAAGGATGTGCCGGAAGGTACGAAGATCCACTGA
- a CDS encoding DHH family phosphoesterase, giving the protein MTDIVYRLGPGCEVDDIVEGNMYIGKVQGFATFGTFVQLNDRTKGLLHKSNVLTDKQERDPIVVLVNQIRPNGNIDLREVSIPEGSYETQLVAKNITLTKLSDLTAKTGRNVTIEADVVQIKQTSGPTIFTICDDSGVEDAAAFTEAGVRSYPEVNLGDIVRVFGEATRRNNQMQIEVSGMQVLKGEEADNVRGRINRALEARAEPPEVKPLIQSDVLDALWPEMRKFAKIVRRAVLTQQPIIIRHHADADGICAAVSVETAVTQFIRDNGGDPDQDNFLLRRSPSKAPFYEIEDVTRDLDMMLKDNVRFGQKLPLILLMDNGSTEEDMPSYKMTEVYGLDVIVADHHHPDDTIDKYLLCHVNPYHVGGDFGVTAGMLGTEIARLINPAIESRIMHFPAVAGVADRSEAPELATYLALIEGKYTRDECKDMALSLDYEQYWLRFNDGREIVKDILNINNAPERHLKLVNLLVIEANLAIEDQMNTMMPHIHDQKLTSGANLFLADVEMFAHRFTFPPPGKSSGEVHDILCKKYVNEPVVTLGLGPDFAVIRSRGVRMNIPQMVRSMRDEMPGAGISGGGHLVVGSIKFVEGMRTQVIEKMIEKISEFTVA; this is encoded by the coding sequence ATGACAGATATCGTATACCGGCTTGGGCCGGGTTGTGAAGTGGATGACATTGTTGAAGGCAACATGTACATCGGCAAAGTCCAGGGTTTTGCGACCTTCGGCACTTTCGTTCAGTTAAATGACAGAACCAAAGGTCTTCTCCATAAAAGTAATGTGCTGACCGATAAACAGGAGCGCGATCCGATCGTCGTTCTCGTTAACCAGATCCGGCCAAACGGCAACATCGATCTCAGAGAGGTTTCCATTCCTGAAGGAAGCTATGAGACCCAGCTTGTCGCAAAGAATATCACCCTGACCAAACTCTCCGATCTGACGGCAAAGACCGGCAGAAACGTCACGATCGAAGCAGATGTCGTGCAGATCAAACAGACCTCGGGTCCGACCATCTTTACCATCTGTGATGACTCCGGTGTCGAAGATGCCGCCGCTTTCACCGAAGCAGGTGTCCGCTCCTATCCTGAAGTAAATCTCGGCGATATCGTCAGAGTATTCGGCGAAGCTACCCGCAGAAACAACCAGATGCAGATCGAGGTCTCCGGCATGCAGGTCCTCAAAGGAGAGGAAGCCGATAATGTGAGAGGACGGATCAACCGTGCACTCGAAGCCCGTGCCGAACCTCCTGAGGTAAAACCCCTGATCCAGAGTGACGTCCTCGATGCTCTCTGGCCCGAGATGCGGAAATTCGCGAAGATCGTCCGGCGTGCCGTTCTCACCCAGCAGCCGATCATCATCCGTCATCACGCGGATGCCGACGGGATCTGTGCGGCCGTTTCAGTAGAAACTGCAGTTACCCAGTTCATCCGTGACAACGGCGGAGACCCCGATCAGGACAACTTCCTTCTGCGCCGCTCTCCCTCGAAAGCTCCTTTCTATGAAATAGAAGATGTGACCCGCGATCTCGACATGATGCTCAAAGACAATGTCCGGTTCGGTCAGAAACTTCCGCTCATCCTTCTCATGGACAACGGTTCGACCGAAGAAGACATGCCGTCATACAAAATGACCGAAGTCTATGGTCTCGACGTCATCGTTGCCGACCACCACCATCCCGATGATACCATCGACAAGTATCTCCTGTGCCATGTTAACCCCTATCATGTCGGCGGCGACTTTGGTGTCACCGCAGGTATGCTTGGAACGGAGATCGCCCGGCTGATCAACCCCGCAATCGAATCACGCATCATGCATTTCCCGGCAGTTGCCGGCGTGGCAGACAGAAGCGAGGCTCCCGAACTTGCCACCTATCTTGCATTGATCGAAGGGAAATACACCCGCGATGAATGTAAAGACATGGCCTTGTCCCTTGATTACGAGCAGTACTGGCTCCGATTCAATGACGGACGCGAGATCGTCAAAGATATCCTCAATATCAACAATGCTCCGGAACGCCATCTAAAACTCGTGAACCTCCTCGTCATCGAGGCAAACCTGGCGATCGAGGATCAGATGAACACTATGATGCCCCACATCCATGATCAGAAGCTTACCTCCGGTGCGAATCTGTTCCTTGCCGATGTGGAGATGTTCGCTCACCGGTTCACTTTCCCGCCTCCGGGCAAATCCTCTGGCGAAGTTCACGATATCCTCTGCAAGAAGTATGTGAACGAACCTGTTGTCACGCTCGGTCTTGGTCCGGACTTTGCGGTCATCAGATCACGCGGTGTCCGGATGAACATCCCCCAGATGGTCAGGTCCATGCGGGATGAGATGCCGGGAGCAGGAATCTCCGGCGGAGGTCACCTCGTTGTCGGCAGCATCAAATTCGTAGAAGGCATGCGGACGCAGGTTATCGAAAAGATGATCGAGAAAATCTCTGAATTTACCGTAGCTTAA
- a CDS encoding P-loop NTPase fold protein translates to MTRHFPPSTFDDDLLQREELADYLTNFINSSYPSSNENSLVFALDSPWGTGKTCFINMWIDKLKNHKEPKYNIINYNAWENDDCPDAIIPLICSFSQLLGDSPEVADSQKKTILNVIKVFTPRIANGLLRKFTGIDGSELLEACSEFRDMNDPNTIYSEYTSLNEKKERFRELVEIFSSKNEKLLIFIDELDRCRPTYAIETLEVVKHFFDLDNVIFIFSTDIVQLSHSISTIYGDIDCVGYLQRFFDKQIKLPVPSLNAYLEKRLITSNGKFLEMEADYLSLLVSRLSLSYRDINIICDEYVKFYNQKYAISFDICGNDYYGLRKVYLSLYCLKYTQPLLYLTFTKRGTWGHDKEPIWQRLFPDDKDVGDFFSYSSEGIMIQPLYHLLNDTPQSNDETLTKRNYFFNAEYEKVDPNSLKKMTIIDAVYNNIEYKKMFTSSSISK, encoded by the coding sequence ATGACTCGCCATTTCCCCCCATCAACTTTTGATGATGATTTACTTCAGAGAGAAGAATTAGCTGATTATTTGACGAATTTTATCAACTCATCCTATCCATCATCAAATGAAAACTCATTAGTTTTTGCACTGGATTCCCCTTGGGGTACAGGAAAAACATGTTTCATCAACATGTGGATTGATAAACTGAAAAATCACAAAGAACCCAAATATAATATTATCAATTATAATGCTTGGGAAAATGATGACTGTCCTGACGCAATCATCCCGCTCATATGCAGTTTTAGCCAGTTACTCGGGGATTCTCCCGAAGTTGCAGATTCCCAGAAGAAAACAATACTCAACGTGATTAAGGTTTTCACTCCGAGAATTGCAAATGGACTCCTTCGCAAATTCACGGGGATTGATGGATCAGAATTACTGGAAGCTTGCAGTGAATTCAGGGATATGAATGATCCAAATACCATCTATTCGGAATACACTTCATTAAATGAGAAAAAAGAGAGATTCCGAGAACTTGTTGAGATTTTCTCCTCTAAGAATGAAAAACTATTGATATTTATTGATGAATTAGATCGTTGCCGTCCTACCTATGCAATAGAAACATTGGAAGTTGTGAAACACTTTTTTGATTTGGATAATGTCATTTTCATCTTCTCGACAGATATTGTTCAGTTGAGTCATTCTATCTCAACAATTTATGGAGATATAGATTGTGTTGGATATCTCCAAAGATTTTTTGATAAACAGATTAAATTACCAGTTCCCTCATTAAATGCTTATTTGGAGAAGAGACTTATTACTAGTAATGGAAAATTTCTCGAAATGGAAGCAGACTATTTGTCATTACTTGTATCCAGATTGTCTCTCTCTTACCGTGATATAAATATCATCTGTGATGAATATGTGAAATTTTACAATCAGAAATATGCTATATCTTTTGATATATGTGGAAACGATTATTATGGTCTTCGCAAGGTGTATCTCTCATTATATTGCCTAAAATATACTCAGCCGCTTCTTTATCTTACATTTACTAAGCGCGGAACCTGGGGACATGATAAAGAACCTATTTGGCAGAGACTATTTCCAGATGACAAGGATGTGGGAGACTTCTTTTCTTACTCGTCTGAAGGGATCATGATCCAACCTCTATACCACCTCTTAAATGATACTCCCCAAAGTAATGACGAAACATTGACTAAACGAAACTACTTTTTCAACGCAGAATATGAGAAAGTTGATCCTAACTCTCTTAAGAAGATGACTATAATTGATGCCGTTTACAACAATATTGAATATAAGAAAATGTTTACTTCCTCTAGTATATCCAAGTAA
- a CDS encoding GNAT family N-acetyltransferase, giving the protein MLQIIGIFFSDLLLAIDLHGDAIGGIGIIPLKDVYKQTAEIGYWLAEPFWGKGIATGAVTAIFPFAFEYFDIVRLRAGVFSSNTASMRVLEKCGFVREAVHRNAITKNGIVMDEVVYVRFREKKGLVKGIG; this is encoded by the coding sequence ATGCTTCAGATAATAGGCATATTTTTCAGCGACCTCCTCTTAGCAATCGATCTGCATGGCGATGCCATCGGGGGAATCGGCATCATTCCGCTGAAGGATGTCTACAAACAAACGGCTGAAATTGGATACTGGCTGGCAGAGCCGTTCTGGGGAAAGGGCATCGCTACCGGTGCGGTCACCGCCATTTTTCCGTTTGCGTTTGAGTATTTCGACATTGTAAGGCTCCGGGCAGGGGTGTTTTCCAGCAATACCGCCTCGATGCGGGTGCTGGAGAAATGCGGGTTTGTCCGGGAAGCGGTGCACCGAAATGCCATCACGAAGAATGGCATCGTCATGGACGAAGTGGTCTACGTCCGCTTCCGGGAGAAAAAGGGATTGGTAAAAGGGATTGGTTAA
- a CDS encoding DUF134 domain-containing protein — translation MPENPDFCPKGKCGRPRIRRCVELNENPGCYAPVCPRRKANIEMVILYPEEIAVLKLVDLEGLSQEDAAGVMGVSRKTAWRDLHEARYKVADALANGKMLKVSCCPHSTETAHPEGCCMHPEDE, via the coding sequence ATGCCTGAGAATCCTGATTTTTGTCCAAAAGGTAAATGCGGAAGACCAAGGATACGGCGCTGCGTTGAGCTCAATGAAAACCCGGGGTGTTATGCCCCGGTCTGTCCCCGGAGAAAGGCCAATATTGAAATGGTCATATTGTACCCTGAAGAGATCGCGGTTTTGAAACTTGTCGATCTTGAAGGACTTTCGCAGGAGGATGCAGCAGGCGTTATGGGCGTTTCCAGAAAAACGGCATGGCGCGACCTTCACGAGGCACGCTATAAAGTCGCTGATGCTTTGGCAAACGGCAAGATGCTCAAGGTCTCCTGCTGCCCGCACTCAACCGAAACTGCCCATCCGGAAGGCTGCTGTATGCATCCCGAAGACGAGTAA